A window of Streptomyces sp. NBC_01224 genomic DNA:
ACGCGCGCCAGGCTTCCTGAGCCCCCAGTCCGCCCCGCTCGGCCACGCCCGTACAGGGGTCGGACGTGGCCGCGCGGGGCTGCGCCGTCTCCGCAGGCTCAGACGCCGAGCGCGAGCTCGAACCAGACGGTCTTGCCGCCCGGCCCGTACGCCCCCTCCCCTATGGCACACCCGCCCCAGCGGTCGGCGACGAGTTCGAGAATGGCCATGCCCCGCCCGGCTTCGGCGTGGGGGTCGGCGGGCGGGGCGTACGGCTTGGGCAGGTCCGGGCTCATGTCCCAGACGCTGATCCGGAGCACAGGGTGCCGCCACTGGAGCCGAACGGCGGCCGGACCCTTGGTGTGCCGTACGGAGTTGGTGGTGAGCTCCGACGTCAACAGCTCGGCGCGGTAACTGAGTTCGTCGAGTTCGTAGGCACCGAGGATGGCCCGGAGGGTCGTACGGGCGATGCGGGGGCTGCGCGGGTCGCAGGGGAAGGCGAGTTCGTAACTCCAGGGTTCGGCGAAGGGAATGGGGACGGGGTGGTGGGCGTACGGGGCGTAGGGGGTGGGTTCGTTCCTCACGGGCA
This region includes:
- a CDS encoding ATP-binding protein; the encoded protein is MRNEPTPYAPYAHHPVPIPFAEPWSYELAFPCDPRSPRIARTTLRAILGAYELDELSYRAELLTSELTTNSVRHTKGPAAVRLQWRHPVLRISVWDMSPDLPKPYAPPADPHAEAGRGMAILELVADRWGGCAIGEGAYGPGGKTVWFELALGV